The genomic DNA TGAAAAATCATCTGAACGATTCACCTGGGATGCATTTCAAAAATTGAAACCTGATATCCTTGTTGTCTCAGGCCCCGGTCATCTGACTCACCAGGATTTTGTTGATTTATGCATGAGAGAAGACCTTACTGCTCCTGCAATAGAGGAAAATAATATTTTCATGGTACCTGGAACACATTTGAGCGCTGGTCCATCCTGGATCCTGACCCTGGAATCAATCGCGAATTATCTCCATCCGGACATTTTTGATTTTAACCTGGAGTATGAAAAAGCGGTTCTTCTCAAAACATTACCCGGACTTGAGTGAATACTGAGAAAAGAAAGGGCTCACAATTTTTTTAATATACCTGGCTGGCGAAGTTTTGGGAAAATAACTCTGTAATCAGGTACTCCCAAAACCCATGGATTTGCAGTTCTAAATCGGGATGAAAACTACAAATTACGGTGAAAATGTATCAGGATGCAGTGTTTTCCACGTTTTCCTGCTCCTTTACAATTTCCATAATTTGAACCTTGATTTTTTGCTTCAAAGGTACATCAGGTTTTTTTGTCCCATCCCAGGAATATCCCATAACGTCACAGAGAACGCGATTTCCACCGATCACTCTCTCGATTTTCGTTGCCTCTCCCTTATTCTGGTTGATCTGAAATTCTTTTACTACCGCATTCCATTCAGATGGATACAGCGCAATTTCATATAATTCATTTACTTTAACCATAAGTTAACCTCGCGAATGGCTATACTAGGTAGGTTATTACATTATATATCAGTTCTCATTTTTAGATTAATTTTCATGAAAAACAGCTCAATAATTTGAACACAGAAAAATTATTGCCTACAGTCTGCATAGTTGTAAAAGAAAGTGGTGGTTAGAGAACATAGCCTGATTATTATTGAGGTTACCCGGTAGTCAAAATAACATGATCGGATTGTAAATCATACCGGTCAGAGTATGCTTGAATTTCTCTATGGTTTATTCTTCATTGTGCTGGAAGTACTAACCACCATATATTAATCTGAATTGAAAGTTAATATAATTATTTAATGCCTGCTCATGATTCATTATCCTCATAATTTTGTATAATATCCAGAGAAATTTCCAATTTTCGTGCTTTGAGAGTCATATTCAGACCTTCCATTCCATGAAATTAATCATACAATCCCATTCTCCAAAGCTGACCAGATCATCATTGCCTTGTATATTTCCGACTGTGTGTGGTACATTCCATTTATCGAAGAGTTTCTATAGTATTCCCTGATTTTTTCTTTGTTTTCTTCGGTGAGAACCTGACGAAGTGATAAAAAGTCAATAGCCTTTTGAGCCGCTTCTTCCGGGTTCTGGTCTCGACCTTCCGATTTATGAGTAATCTTCACAATCGGATGAAATCCAAGTGTATACAGATACATGAACGGATACAGAAACCCGGACGCAAAAATGTTATCCCGGGGGATAGTATCCAGAATCCGGGTATAGATTTCACAGGGAATTTTTGCCGGATCCTTCCGGATAAAGTTGCTGTAATAACAGAATCTCCTTGAACAGGCCACCATCCGGTCAAAGGTCTCTACATCCTTGATTCCCGGAGTAAATGATGCAATAACCAGATCAAACGAGTTACGAAACCCCAATGTATCAATATCTGCAGTCCACCAGGAACATTCAACCGGAGTGATCGAAAGATTATCTCGGACCGCAACCTCTTTCAGTCTGTCAAGCATGCCTGATGAAATATCAAGTGACGTGACATCTGCTCCCGCTTGTGCCAGGGGAATAGATAAAGTTCCCGGACCACATCCAATATCGAGAATTCGTGAACCAACAGGGTTGAATCCCGCTTCCTCTAAGAGATTAAAGAAATCGGAATTCTTTTTCCTCTGTCTTTCTTCCTCTACATCTTTTCCAAAACTTTCTGCACGTTTATTCCAACTGGCTGCCTGCTCTTCATCCGACGTATAGTACCCTTCATCAAGGGAGGAACTCCAGCAGTTAATCCAGTTATGTATCGTTTCATTCAGAACCATGAGTACCTCAGGATGAGAATGCATCAGTACAGGAAGGTTACCTGTGCTGTTGTATAAATGATTTGATTGTTTCCGGATTTTGTCAATTATTTTTTATTGATGAGAATTGTTCACAAAAATATCTTCAGTACTTTGTTCATTCATCGCATTTTCCTTCATTTTTCTCCATTACTCATGATTTTTTATACCAGATCGCTCACTGATGATCATCCATAGTGCAGGATATCATTCAATAATTGCGTATGGGCTATTTTATCACTGTAACTACTATTCTCTCCTTTTTCGGATTGATGAGATGCTTTTTCAGGTTATGTACTTTAAATTAATTATAGGTGCCATTAAACAATTTTATGTATATGAATCACCAATACTCATAAGTTACTATAGATTAAACCTGGAGATAACATGAGAATCAGTGCACGAAATTCAATCAAAGGGACTATAAAATCCATTACGAAAGGCCCGGTTAATTCTGAAGTTGTTCTTGATATTGGGAATGGCGTTCTTATAACCTCGGTAATTACCACCCACGCAGTAGAGAAACTCGGACTGAAAGAGGGGAAAATGGCATGGGCATTGGTCAAATCTTCAGAAGTAATGATTGCCGTTGATTAACGAAAGAAGGATGTTAGAAAGAGCTGAAAAGTAAAATAACCGGCATTCGTAGGAAATTCACCTTTTCCAATGAAACTGGTGAACAATTCAATTTTTTTGAGATTTATGAGTGACTTTGAGACATTACTCGAAAAAGCAAAAGCATTCCATGGTGATGCCTGTCCGGGGATCCTGATGGGCACCCGGATGACCATGGCCGGTATGCGTGAGCTGGGTATGAACCCTATGGAAAAGAACCGTGATCTTATCGTCTATGTGGAGATTGACCGGTGTGCAACTGATGCAATTCAGGCTATTACTGGTGTGACACTTGGACACCGAACGCTGAAATTCCGCGATTATGGTAAATTTGCAGCAACCTTTGTGGATAGCAGATCAGGAAAGGCAGTGCGAGTCACAGCAATCCCCAAAAAAGGAGAAAAGGAGCAAGATTTTCGGGCTATTGCACAGAACCTGGCTGTCGTTCCGGAATCAGAACTCTTTACTATCCAGAAAGTCACGGTAACTATTCCGGATGAAGATCTGCCAGGACAACCAACCCATAAGGAGTTTTGTTCAACATGCGGAGAACAGATCCTTGATAACAGGGAAATGAACACCAATGGTATTATCCAATGTAAAAACTGTGCATTCGGGTCATATTACATTGCTATTGAATGAATATTCAATTTAAAACGGGCAGAAAGGAATAAAAATCCATGAACCCGACAACAGAAAAACAAGATGCCATCCTTTCCGATACGATTGATATCCTGAAAACGAGGATACCTGTTCCTTTTTCAGAGATACGACTTGATTCGGTTGTTGTGGGAGTATTTTTTACCGGTGTTAAACTCAGCTCCGGATATGGAGGGATCTGTTTCACCCCGGTTGACCTCATTCCTGAAGCAGTCTGTTGTTCAACCGCTGCAAGTGCAATGCCATATTGTGGAAAGATGCAGGGAGTATCGGTTGAGGATATGCTGACCCACATGTCATCACCGGCACCCCTGGTCAGAGCAGTTATCATTAGCGTTGTGAATGCCCTGTCTGCATGGTTTTTTGACATCTGTCCTGAAGGTACCTATGCAATTGAACATGACAAGGATGCATTTGACCTGCTTGATACTATTGATCCGGCGACTCCTGTAGTGGTTGTCGGGGCACTATGGCCGGTTATTCACCGGTTAAAGCTCAGGGGGGCCCAATACCGGTTATTTGAACTGAATAAGGGCGCTCTCCGGGAAGAGGAACTACCATTTTTTGTACCGCCAGAGGAACAGAATGTAGTGTTGTCACGAGCAGGGTGTGTGGTATTGACCGGAGCAACCCTTGTAACCGGAACACTGGAAAACCTCCTTGCACGAATCCCTCAGGGTATTCCGGTTATCATCGGAGGGCCAACCGTGAGTATGATTCCTGATGCCTTCTTCTCCAGGGGAGTTACTGCCATCGGTGGAGATATCGTAACGAGACCAGATGAAATCCTCTCTACCGTCATGCAGGGAGGTTCCGGATACCACTTCTTTGGGAAAGCAGCGGACAAGATCCTGATCCATAACGTATGATGAGTTCCATGGAATAACGAATGAACACGATGAGTCAGGATCAAAAGTACGAGCCGCTTATCATTTACCCGCAGTATTATGATCGTATATGCCAGGCAGAGAGATATGCATCATCTCTTCTACCCTTTATTCCCCGGGGTCTGCCGGTATTTCAGTCGCATGGGCTCTGTCATTCTGAAACACTTATCAGGTATATTCACCAGGTGCTTGGAACATTGCCAATTTCTCTTAACCATGAGGAGATATTTCTCCTATTCCTGGCTGCATGGTTTCATGATATCGGTTATCTTCATCCCCTCTCCATCCATGACCGGAGCAGGCATGCAGAGTTCTCATCTCTGATAATCAGGACTGATCCTTTTCTCTCAGAACTGCTCACAGGAAGAGAACGTAATCATCTGGCATTCCTGATTGAATGTCATGACAGCAGGGTGGATTTTACTTCGAGAAGGATCACATCCCCTCTCCGGATGCATCTCATCACAGCTCTCTTCCGTCTGATTGACGCTCTTGATCTTGGGACTGACCGGTGTCCGCCAGAAGTCTTCTCCCTGATTGAGGATGGGCTTGATGAACACAGCAGACGACACTGGAAAGCCCATCAGAACGTTCAATCATGCTTTTTCAGGTATCCGGCACTGACCATTATGGTGTATGTTCCAGAAGATCCCTTTTTCAGATTGAGAATTGTTCCCCACCTGGAAGATGATTGTTCATCCTGCAGCCCGGTATTCTTAAAAAGCGGACTCGAACCCTGTTACCTGGCAATAGAGACCAGTGATGGGAAAATGCCGGAGATCTCACCATGGAGAACAGAAAAGAAAATATTTCTCGCCACAGTCTCTTCCCATGGGCAATGACCACAATCAGGGATAACAATACTTGTAAACCGTGGAAGAATACGGGTTAATGGTTCAATTACCCCCTGAACCGGATGGGGATCATAATCACCATGAATCGCGGTCACCGGGCAGGAGATCTGCTGAAAGCACGAAAGAAGCTCCCCAGTCTGTCGCATTTTTGCCGCTTCAGCCCATACCTGTGAGAATATTTCTGGATCACAGGAGAAGGCACCGATTTCATCTTTGTTTTCCTGAATAGGACAAAATGAATCAACTTTTTGAATCAAACTTCCGAAGGTTTTCAATAACCGATCCCTATCCGGACATGCTGAGTCCTGTATCTGCACCATGAGTTCGTGCATTGTTTCCTGTTCGTCCGGAGTGAGACGCTCCATCCGGTTCTTCCATACTACAGCATATTGTTCTTCTAATGGACCTGCAGAGATGAGAATGAGATGGTACACAAGTTCGGGATACCTGCCTGCCACCATTCCTGAAAGCCAGGCACCCCATGAATAACCAACCAGGATGACCGGGATTTCTGCAGATGTACGGAGGGTCTTTGCGAGTTCCTCGATCTGATCATGGATTGTCAGTCCGGTCTGGAATGGTTCGATAATCGGGAAATAATCTGCCAGATATCGGGCGACCGGACCCATTTCTCCCGGTGCACCTGGACCTCCGTGTATGAGAGCGATCCTCTTTGGATCTGGACCATAGGATCTGTATTTCATTTCCTGTCCAAATCTCTGGTTCATGTAAAATTTTAGAATATTTGAATCCTGATATCCTTCTTAAGATTTTTCATCTATTATCCGCCCTCGTTCAATCTCAAGAATCTTTTTGGCAATTCCGGAAATCTCAGTATCATGATGAGATACAAGAAGACAGGGAATTTTCCATTCCTGAACATACCGGCTGATACATTCCTTAACTACCTCCCTGGTTTCCCGGTCAAGGCCGGTGAATGGTTCATCCATCAGGAGCAGGGCCGGACGGGTAACAAAGGCACGGGCCAGGGCCACCCGCTGTTTTTCACCACCAGAAAGGTCTCGGGCAGGCAGATCCCCCATATGAGAGATATTCAGGATATTCAGCCATTTTTTCACATCCACCTCCTTCTCATCCCGGCCATGAGAAAGCGAGTAAAGCCCATACTCCACGTTTTTTTTTACGGTCATATGGGGAAAGACCATTGGATTTTGTAGAATATACCCGATTTTCCTCTTCTGGATAGGAATTTCCTTCTGGGAGGAGACATCACATACCACCATATCACCAATCCTGATATAGCCCTCATCAGGATTGAGCAGGCCTGCAATCATTCGCAGAATCGTGCTCTTTCCTGATCCATTGTCTCCTTTTAGGACGGTTATCTCCCCTTCCAATGCAGTAAGAAAGACATCAAGCTCAAAATCACGAAGTTGTCGTTTCACTCGGCATTCAAGCATTTTTATCTTCTCCTGAGAGGATTCGGACCAATAACATTACAAAAAGGGAAATACCAACCAGAAGTAGTGATATCGTGACGGCCGCGTTCATATCCTTCTGCATGGCAGTATATATCGCAAGAGGCATAGTCTGTGTCACTCCCGGAAGGTTTCCCGCAAACATGATGGTTGCCCCAAATTCACCTAGAGCACGGGCAAATGCCATGATTGCCCCGGATATCAAGCCAAAACTACAGAGAGGAAGAGTTATGGTGCAAAAGACCCGAAACGGTCCGGCTCCCAGGGTTCGTGCAACATCTTCATATCCTTTTTCAAGTTGAGTAAAAAGTGATCTCGCCTGCCGGATGTAGAGAGGGGATGCAACAAAGAACTGGGACATAACCACAGCAAGGGTGGTGAACGGGATCGTAAAACTGAACACAGCCAGATATTTTCCGAGAAGACCCATCCTACCCCAAAGCAGGAGAAGGGCTAGACCAGCAACGGCAGGAGGCAGAACCAGCGGAAGATCGATGAACGTATCAACGATCTTTTTACCCGGATAGGGATATCTGCTCTGGATAAATGCCACGGGTGTTCCGATTATGACAA from Methanospirillum hungatei JF-1 includes the following:
- a CDS encoding class I SAM-dependent methyltransferase, with protein sequence MHSHPEVLMVLNETIHNWINCWSSSLDEGYYTSDEEQAASWNKRAESFGKDVEEERQRKKNSDFFNLLEEAGFNPVGSRILDIGCGPGTLSIPLAQAGADVTSLDISSGMLDRLKEVAVRDNLSITPVECSWWTADIDTLGFRNSFDLVIASFTPGIKDVETFDRMVACSRRFCYYSNFIRKDPAKIPCEIYTRILDTIPRDNIFASGFLYPFMYLYTLGFHPIVKITHKSEGRDQNPEEAAQKAIDFLSLRQVLTEENKEKIREYYRNSSINGMYHTQSEIYKAMMIWSALENGIV
- a CDS encoding TOBE domain-containing protein; the protein is MRISARNSIKGTIKSITKGPVNSEVVLDIGNGVLITSVITTHAVEKLGLKEGKMAWALVKSSEVMIAVD
- a CDS encoding FmdE family protein → MSDFETLLEKAKAFHGDACPGILMGTRMTMAGMRELGMNPMEKNRDLIVYVEIDRCATDAIQAITGVTLGHRTLKFRDYGKFAATFVDSRSGKAVRVTAIPKKGEKEQDFRAIAQNLAVVPESELFTIQKVTVTIPDEDLPGQPTHKEFCSTCGEQILDNREMNTNGIIQCKNCAFGSYYIAIE
- a CDS encoding Rossmann-like domain-containing protein; translated protein: MNPTTEKQDAILSDTIDILKTRIPVPFSEIRLDSVVVGVFFTGVKLSSGYGGICFTPVDLIPEAVCCSTAASAMPYCGKMQGVSVEDMLTHMSSPAPLVRAVIISVVNALSAWFFDICPEGTYAIEHDKDAFDLLDTIDPATPVVVVGALWPVIHRLKLRGAQYRLFELNKGALREEELPFFVPPEEQNVVLSRAGCVVLTGATLVTGTLENLLARIPQGIPVIIGGPTVSMIPDAFFSRGVTAIGGDIVTRPDEILSTVMQGGSGYHFFGKAADKILIHNV
- a CDS encoding HD domain-containing protein, which gives rise to MSQDQKYEPLIIYPQYYDRICQAERYASSLLPFIPRGLPVFQSHGLCHSETLIRYIHQVLGTLPISLNHEEIFLLFLAAWFHDIGYLHPLSIHDRSRHAEFSSLIIRTDPFLSELLTGRERNHLAFLIECHDSRVDFTSRRITSPLRMHLITALFRLIDALDLGTDRCPPEVFSLIEDGLDEHSRRHWKAHQNVQSCFFRYPALTIMVYVPEDPFFRLRIVPHLEDDCSSCSPVFLKSGLEPCYLAIETSDGKMPEISPWRTEKKIFLATVSSHGQ
- a CDS encoding alpha/beta fold hydrolase, whose amino-acid sequence is MKYRSYGPDPKRIALIHGGPGAPGEMGPVARYLADYFPIIEPFQTGLTIHDQIEELAKTLRTSAEIPVILVGYSWGAWLSGMVAGRYPELVYHLILISAGPLEEQYAVVWKNRMERLTPDEQETMHELMVQIQDSACPDRDRLLKTFGSLIQKVDSFCPIQENKDEIGAFSCDPEIFSQVWAEAAKMRQTGELLSCFQQISCPVTAIHGDYDPHPVQGVIEPLTRILPRFTSIVIPDCGHCPWEETVARNIFFSVLHGEISGIFPSLVSIAR
- a CDS encoding ATP-binding cassette domain-containing protein → MLECRVKRQLRDFELDVFLTALEGEITVLKGDNGSGKSTILRMIAGLLNPDEGYIRIGDMVVCDVSSQKEIPIQKRKIGYILQNPMVFPHMTVKKNVEYGLYSLSHGRDEKEVDVKKWLNILNISHMGDLPARDLSGGEKQRVALARAFVTRPALLLMDEPFTGLDRETREVVKECISRYVQEWKIPCLLVSHHDTEISGIAKKILEIERGRIIDEKS
- a CDS encoding ABC transporter permease, whose translation is MKNRPGFFYLAAFIGLILLFLYLALPLLALFLKTTPEEILLTLTEPFVIQSLTLSLFTTVITTIVLVIIGTPVAFIQSRYPYPGKKIVDTFIDLPLVLPPAVAGLALLLLWGRMGLLGKYLAVFSFTIPFTTLAVVMSQFFVASPLYIRQARSLFTQLEKGYEDVARTLGAGPFRVFCTITLPLCSFGLISGAIMAFARALGEFGATIMFAGNLPGVTQTMPLAIYTAMQKDMNAAVTISLLLVGISLFVMLLVRILSGEDKNA